A genomic stretch from Marinimicrobium sp. C6131 includes:
- a CDS encoding NADH:ubiquinone reductase (Na(+)-transporting) subunit B — MKALRNYLDKIEPSFHKGGKLEKWYSLYEAVDTIFYRPSSVTKTTAHVRDGIDLKRIMITVWLCTFPAMFYGMYNMGFQANTIMADMGIASVEGWRGSFIEMMGGYDASSIWASFWHGAAYFIPIYFVVFVVGGFWEVLFATVRGHEVNEGFFVTSVLFALICPPDVPLWQAALGISFGVVVGKEVFGGTGKNFLNPALTGRAFMFFAYPAEMSGDAVWTAVDGYSGATALSVAYQEGLNGLTQSMTWLDAFLGNMHGSIGEVSTLAIFIGGAVLLIMGIASWRIVAGVMLGMIATTVLLNLIGSDTNPMFALPWYWHMVLGGFAFGMIFMATDPVSAAMTDLGKWWFGALIGFMVVIIRVVNPAFPEGMMLAILFANLFAPLIDHFVVQANIKRRLARG; from the coding sequence ATGAAAGCTCTGCGCAACTATCTCGACAAGATCGAGCCCAGCTTCCACAAGGGCGGCAAACTCGAAAAATGGTATTCCCTGTACGAAGCGGTGGACACCATCTTCTATCGGCCCTCCAGCGTCACCAAAACCACGGCTCATGTGCGCGATGGTATCGATCTCAAGCGCATCATGATCACGGTGTGGCTGTGTACCTTCCCGGCCATGTTCTACGGCATGTACAACATGGGCTTTCAGGCCAACACCATCATGGCCGATATGGGCATAGCGTCCGTTGAGGGCTGGCGTGGTTCCTTCATTGAAATGATGGGCGGTTATGATGCGAGCAGCATCTGGGCCTCCTTCTGGCACGGTGCGGCGTACTTCATTCCGATTTATTTCGTGGTGTTTGTGGTCGGTGGCTTCTGGGAAGTGTTGTTTGCGACTGTACGTGGTCATGAAGTCAACGAAGGTTTCTTTGTCACCTCCGTGCTGTTTGCTTTGATCTGCCCGCCCGATGTGCCACTGTGGCAAGCTGCATTGGGTATCAGCTTTGGCGTGGTCGTGGGAAAAGAAGTTTTCGGTGGCACTGGCAAGAACTTCCTCAACCCTGCACTCACCGGTCGCGCTTTCATGTTCTTTGCCTACCCGGCGGAAATGTCTGGCGACGCAGTATGGACCGCGGTCGATGGCTATTCTGGCGCGACTGCCCTGTCAGTGGCCTACCAGGAAGGCCTGAATGGGTTGACTCAATCAATGACCTGGTTGGACGCATTCCTGGGGAATATGCACGGCTCAATCGGTGAAGTGTCCACTTTGGCCATTTTTATCGGTGGTGCGGTACTGCTGATCATGGGCATTGCCTCCTGGCGTATTGTCGCCGGCGTTATGTTGGGCATGATCGCGACTACGGTTTTACTCAACCTGATTGGCTCCGATACCAACCCAATGTTTGCTTTGCCCTGGTACTGGCATATGGTCCTGGGCGGTTTTGCATTCGGGATGATCTTTATGGCTACTGACCCTGTCTCGGCGGCCATGACGGATCTTGGTAAGTGGTGGTTCGGTGCTTTGATCGGTTTTATGGTCGTGATTATTCGCGTGGTTAACCCCGCTTTCCCCGAGGGCATGATGTTGGCGATTCTGTTTGCCAATCTGTTCGCGCCCCTGATTGACCACTTTGTTGTACAGGCGAATATCAAGCGGAGGTTGGCACGTGGCTAA
- a CDS encoding lipoprotein-releasing ABC transporter permease subunit, which translates to MPINVPLHIGLRYTRAKRRNQFISFISAFSLLGMALGVMALIVVLSVMNGFDREMKSRILSVVPHGFIDGTPELADWGPVAEHVRKHPDVRGVAPYIEGFGLVNYGRGSEGVQIQGIEPERQSDVSVVESRMLLGSTLDLQPGEFRVVMGRLLARQLGLALGDSVTITLPDIRVTPAGVYPRVRRFTLVGVFEVGAQMDQRLALIHLDDARRLFRYQGVQGVQVQVDDIYRAGPVMRELAAELPGALRVRDWSETQGSLFQAVKMEKIVIAVLLGIIIAVAAFNIVSSLILMVADKRSDIAVLRTLGMTARQIMAVFMVQGSAVGFVGTLTGALLGCVLALYIGPIVAGLESLLDMRVFDPSVYFISHLPSQLLWQDVLSICAVSLFLSFLATLYPAWRAAKIEPAEALRYE; encoded by the coding sequence ATGCCAATCAATGTCCCGCTACATATCGGTCTGCGCTACACGCGCGCCAAGCGCCGCAACCAGTTTATCTCTTTCATCAGCGCCTTTTCCCTGCTGGGCATGGCGCTTGGTGTGATGGCGCTCATCGTCGTTCTGTCGGTGATGAACGGTTTCGACCGCGAGATGAAATCGCGGATTCTCAGTGTGGTGCCCCACGGTTTTATTGATGGTACGCCCGAGCTGGCGGACTGGGGCCCGGTGGCGGAGCACGTGAGAAAACATCCCGACGTTCGGGGCGTTGCGCCCTACATCGAAGGCTTCGGATTGGTCAACTACGGACGCGGCTCGGAAGGTGTCCAGATTCAGGGCATCGAGCCCGAGCGGCAGTCCGATGTCTCGGTGGTGGAGTCCCGCATGTTGCTCGGGTCGACTCTGGACCTGCAGCCAGGAGAGTTCCGGGTTGTCATGGGGCGCCTGCTCGCGCGCCAGCTTGGGCTGGCGCTGGGGGATTCGGTCACCATTACGCTACCGGATATTCGGGTGACGCCGGCAGGGGTCTACCCCCGAGTACGCCGGTTCACTCTGGTCGGTGTTTTCGAAGTCGGTGCCCAGATGGATCAGCGGCTCGCGCTGATCCATCTGGATGATGCGCGCCGGCTGTTCCGTTACCAGGGGGTTCAGGGCGTTCAGGTGCAGGTGGACGATATTTACCGGGCGGGCCCTGTGATGAGAGAGTTGGCCGCCGAGTTGCCGGGGGCGCTGCGGGTACGCGACTGGAGTGAGACGCAGGGCAGCCTGTTTCAGGCGGTAAAAATGGAAAAAATCGTCATTGCCGTCCTGCTGGGCATCATTATCGCGGTGGCTGCCTTCAACATTGTCTCCAGCCTGATTCTGATGGTGGCGGACAAGCGTAGTGACATTGCCGTGTTACGCACGCTGGGAATGACGGCCCGGCAGATCATGGCCGTGTTTATGGTACAGGGCTCCGCGGTCGGTTTCGTCGGCACGTTGACCGGGGCATTGCTCGGTTGTGTGTTGGCGCTGTACATCGGCCCCATCGTGGCGGGCCTGGAAAGCCTGCTGGACATGCGGGTATTCGATCCCTCTGTCTATTTCATCAGTCACTTACCGTCCCAGTTGCTGTGGCAGGATGTCCTGAGCATCTGTGCGGTGTCCCTGTTCCTCAGTTTCCTGGCCACGCTGTATCCCGCCTGGCGGGCTGCGAAAATCGAACCAGCAGAGGCTTTGCGCTATGAGTGA
- the lolD gene encoding lipoprotein-releasing ABC transporter ATP-binding protein LolD, producing MSDSTAVLRCHNVHKTYAQGPQTVSVLNAVNLAVAPGERLAIVGASGSGKSTLLNILGGLDLANEGDVEVAGQSLGMLSADQRGRLRNRKLGFVYQFHHLLPEFSALENVAMPLLIGRVARAEAHRRARDMLARVGLSERVTHKPSELSGGERQRVAIARALVTSPACVLMDEPTGNLDSHTAESIQALMTELNRDSGTSFVVVTHDLNLAARMDRTLTLEDGALHG from the coding sequence ATGAGTGATTCTACTGCAGTCCTGCGCTGCCACAACGTCCACAAGACCTATGCCCAGGGCCCGCAGACGGTATCGGTGCTCAACGCGGTGAATCTGGCAGTGGCGCCAGGGGAGCGGCTGGCCATCGTCGGGGCCTCCGGTTCCGGCAAATCGACACTGTTGAATATTCTGGGCGGGCTGGATCTGGCCAATGAGGGCGACGTGGAGGTGGCGGGTCAGTCGCTGGGCATGCTCAGTGCCGATCAACGGGGGCGCCTGCGCAACCGCAAACTCGGTTTTGTGTATCAGTTCCACCACCTGCTTCCGGAGTTCAGTGCGCTGGAGAATGTCGCCATGCCGCTGTTGATTGGCCGGGTTGCCAGAGCCGAGGCCCACCGGCGTGCCCGAGACATGTTGGCGCGGGTCGGACTCAGTGAGCGGGTCACGCACAAACCCTCGGAGTTGTCCGGTGGCGAACGCCAACGGGTGGCGATCGCACGCGCACTGGTAACCTCCCCCGCCTGCGTACTGATGGACGAGCCGACCGGCAATCTCGACAGTCATACGGCGGAATCCATTCAGGCCCTGATGACGGAACTGAACCGGGATAGTGGCACCAGTTTTGTTGTGGTGACCCACGATCTGAATCTGGCCGCCCGTATGGATCGGACCCTGACGCTGGAAGACGGAGCGCTGCATGGGTAG
- a CDS encoding Na(+)-translocating NADH-quinone reductase subunit C → MANNDTIKKTITVTLLLCIVCSVVVSTAAVLLRPMQQTNQELDFKSNILAAAGLLDGEGSVEEIFEQRVQTRVVDLETGKFTDEVDPASYDQWKAAKDPSRSMNLSGDEDIAGISRRERYAEVFLVEGPGGELQTLVLPVRGYGLWSTLYGFMALEADGNTVAGLGFYEHAETPGLGGEVDNPNWKSQWEGKKVYGEDGNVQLSVIKGSVDASDPNAQYKVDGLSGATLTSKGVDNLVEFWLGDMGFKPFLKNLREGEA, encoded by the coding sequence GTGGCTAATAACGATACGATCAAAAAGACAATCACAGTTACCCTGCTGTTGTGTATTGTCTGTTCCGTCGTAGTGTCGACAGCCGCTGTGCTGTTGCGCCCGATGCAGCAGACCAACCAGGAACTGGATTTCAAAAGCAATATCCTTGCTGCTGCCGGTTTGCTTGATGGCGAAGGCAGTGTTGAGGAGATTTTCGAGCAGCGGGTTCAGACCCGCGTCGTGGACCTGGAAACCGGCAAGTTCACTGATGAGGTGGATCCGGCGAGCTACGATCAGTGGAAAGCCGCCAAGGATCCCAGTCGCTCCATGAACCTGAGCGGTGACGAGGATATCGCGGGTATCTCACGGCGTGAGCGTTATGCGGAAGTTTTCCTGGTGGAAGGTCCGGGTGGCGAGCTACAGACGCTGGTATTGCCGGTCCGCGGTTATGGCCTCTGGTCCACGCTCTATGGCTTCATGGCCCTGGAGGCCGACGGGAATACCGTTGCCGGCCTCGGCTTCTATGAACACGCGGAAACACCCGGTTTGGGGGGAGAAGTGGACAATCCGAACTGGAAGTCGCAGTGGGAAGGCAAAAAAGTCTATGGTGAAGACGGCAATGTACAGTTGTCAGTCATCAAAGGCAGCGTCGATGCGTCTGACCCCAATGCTCAATACAAGGTGGATGGCTTGTCAGGCGCGACTCTGACCAGCAAGGGTGTGGATAATCTGGTCGAGTTCTGGCTCGGTGATATGGGCTTCAAGCCGTTTTTGAAGAACTTGCGCGAAGGGGAGGCCTAA
- the sthA gene encoding Si-specific NAD(P)(+) transhydrogenase yields the protein MADHTYDVLVIGSGPAGESAAMSAAKSNLRVAVIESRAHVGGNCAHKGTIPSKSLRHAVKQLIRYNSVSLFREMGDTRWLSYPRVLAAASKVIPKQVELHTEFYIRNRVTLHTGLASFVDANTVSVDLGDGAQETITAESIIIATGSRPYRPADVDFNHPRVYDSDTILEMQHTPRHMIIYGAGVIGCEYASIFSGLGVKVDLINNRDRLLSFLDDEISDALSYHLRDSDVTVRHSEEYESIDADDHSVTLRLKSGKRLKADAILWCNGRSGNTDKLNLEATGLDVDYRGNLKVSQDYRTSVDNIFAVGDVIGWPSLASASFDQGRAVAAVITGEPCKPVTNVPTGIYTLPEISSIGKTETELTAAKVPYEVGRALFKNTARGQISGEDVGMLKILFHVDSLEILGVHCFGAEAAEIVHIGQAIMSQSGAGNTIQFFLDTTFNYPTMAEAYRLAALDGINRINRR from the coding sequence GTGGCTGATCACACCTACGATGTGCTGGTAATCGGTTCCGGACCAGCGGGTGAAAGCGCTGCCATGTCGGCGGCAAAATCCAATTTGCGGGTTGCCGTAATTGAAAGTCGGGCTCATGTGGGCGGCAACTGCGCCCACAAAGGTACGATTCCGTCCAAATCCCTCAGACACGCCGTCAAGCAGTTGATTCGCTACAACAGCGTCAGCCTGTTCCGGGAGATGGGGGATACTCGCTGGTTGTCCTATCCCCGAGTGTTGGCGGCGGCCTCCAAGGTGATTCCCAAGCAGGTCGAGTTGCATACCGAGTTCTACATTCGCAACCGGGTGACTCTGCACACGGGGCTGGCGTCGTTTGTGGATGCGAATACGGTCAGCGTTGATTTGGGCGATGGCGCTCAGGAAACCATTACGGCCGAATCAATTATCATCGCGACCGGCTCGCGCCCGTATCGGCCCGCCGATGTGGATTTCAATCATCCCAGGGTGTACGACAGCGATACCATTCTGGAGATGCAGCATACCCCGCGTCATATGATTATTTATGGTGCGGGTGTTATCGGTTGTGAATACGCGTCCATTTTTTCCGGTCTCGGGGTGAAAGTTGACCTGATCAACAATCGTGATCGACTGTTGTCATTTCTTGATGACGAGATTTCCGACGCGCTCAGTTATCACTTGCGCGACAGCGATGTGACGGTGCGTCACAGTGAAGAATACGAGTCCATTGACGCCGACGATCACAGTGTCACGCTGCGCCTGAAATCCGGCAAGCGACTCAAGGCCGATGCGATTCTCTGGTGTAATGGGCGAAGTGGCAATACCGATAAACTGAATCTGGAAGCGACCGGGCTGGATGTGGATTACCGGGGTAATCTCAAAGTGTCACAGGACTATCGCACCTCGGTCGATAACATTTTTGCGGTCGGCGATGTCATCGGCTGGCCAAGCCTGGCCAGTGCATCGTTTGATCAGGGCAGGGCGGTCGCCGCGGTAATTACCGGGGAGCCCTGCAAGCCGGTCACCAATGTCCCCACCGGTATTTACACGCTGCCCGAAATCAGCTCTATCGGTAAAACCGAAACGGAGTTGACGGCCGCCAAGGTGCCTTACGAAGTGGGTCGGGCGTTATTCAAGAATACCGCCCGCGGGCAGATCAGTGGTGAAGACGTCGGGATGCTGAAAATACTGTTCCACGTCGACAGTCTGGAAATACTGGGGGTCCACTGCTTTGGTGCTGAGGCCGCCGAGATTGTCCACATCGGTCAGGCCATCATGAGTCAGAGTGGGGCGGGTAATACCATCCAGTTCTTCCTGGATACCACCTTCAATTACCCCACCATGGCGGAGGCCTATCGTCTGGCGGCGCTGGATGGTATCAACCGTATCAACCGCCGTTAG
- a CDS encoding NADH:ubiquinone reductase (Na(+)-transporting) subunit D codes for MKKLKQLLIEPIFDNNPIALQILGICSALAVTNSLSVTVVMCIALTAVTAFANLFVSMVRNHIPGSIRIIVQMTIIASLVILVDQVLKAVAYDISKQLSVFVGLIITNCIVMGRAEAFAMKNPPLPSFIDGVGNGLGYSVILLGLAFIRELFGSGSLFGVTLLTPVTEGGWYVPNGLLLLPPSAFFLIGFFIWAIRAWKPEQVEEEEFKMAPNTKPQEA; via the coding sequence ATGAAGAAGCTCAAGCAACTTCTGATTGAACCAATTTTTGACAACAACCCGATTGCGCTGCAGATTCTGGGTATCTGTTCTGCTCTGGCCGTTACCAACAGCCTGAGCGTGACGGTGGTGATGTGTATCGCCCTGACCGCGGTAACCGCGTTCGCCAACCTGTTTGTCTCCATGGTGCGCAATCACATTCCGGGCAGTATCCGGATCATTGTGCAGATGACCATCATCGCCTCACTGGTGATTCTGGTCGACCAGGTACTGAAGGCCGTGGCGTATGACATCAGCAAGCAATTGTCCGTGTTCGTGGGCCTGATCATCACCAACTGTATTGTTATGGGCCGTGCCGAAGCCTTCGCCATGAAGAATCCGCCACTGCCGAGCTTTATCGATGGGGTGGGTAATGGCCTGGGTTACAGTGTGATCCTGTTGGGCCTGGCGTTTATCCGGGAGCTGTTCGGCTCCGGTAGTCTGTTTGGCGTCACCCTGCTGACTCCGGTGACCGAGGGTGGCTGGTACGTGCCAAACGGTCTGTTGCTGTTGCCGCCGAGCGCCTTCTTCCTGATCGGCTTCTTCATCTGGGCCATCCGTGCCTGGAAACCGGAGCAGGTCGAAGAAGAAGAGTTCAAGATGGCGCCTAACACCAAGCCGCAGGAGGCCTGA
- a CDS encoding FAD:protein FMN transferase yields the protein MFKVLTTIKTGPVLLASFLFFGLLLAGCEAGTERDFHRFSGSTMGTTYNVTLVAEAGKPLELDVEALQTGLDAELARINQQMSTYIDDSELMQFNRSGIDRWQTLSAPLAEVLTISQSISERSGGAFDITVGPLVDLWGFGPRAEPEQVPTDEEVDRVRSTIGYQQLSLDGRRARRQSDIRLDLSAVAKGYGVDHIARWLENQGYEHFLVEIGGEVRLSGQSPRGDAWRIGVEQPTLIQGQGRQALALTDIAMATSGDYRNYFERGGVRYSHTIDPRTGRPIRHRLASVTVLAPTAAEADAWATALNVLGPDEGMALAEREKLPVYMIVKTDDGFDDDYSSAFDPWR from the coding sequence TTGTTCAAGGTTCTCACAACAATAAAAACGGGGCCGGTACTGCTGGCCTCGTTTTTGTTTTTTGGTTTACTGCTGGCGGGTTGTGAAGCAGGAACGGAGCGGGACTTTCACCGTTTTTCGGGCTCGACCATGGGGACGACCTATAACGTAACCCTGGTGGCGGAAGCGGGTAAGCCCCTGGAGCTTGATGTTGAGGCGCTGCAGACGGGGCTGGATGCCGAACTGGCGCGGATCAATCAGCAGATGTCCACCTACATTGACGACTCGGAACTGATGCAGTTCAATCGCTCCGGGATTGATCGCTGGCAGACGCTCTCAGCGCCCCTCGCCGAGGTGCTGACCATCAGCCAGTCGATCAGTGAGCGCAGTGGCGGCGCATTCGATATCACCGTCGGGCCACTGGTGGATCTTTGGGGGTTCGGCCCGAGGGCGGAGCCTGAGCAGGTGCCCACCGATGAAGAGGTTGATCGGGTTCGCTCCACTATCGGCTACCAGCAGCTGTCTCTCGATGGACGACGGGCTCGCCGGCAAAGTGACATTCGTCTTGACCTGTCGGCGGTAGCCAAAGGTTACGGGGTGGATCATATTGCTCGCTGGCTTGAGAATCAGGGCTATGAACACTTTCTGGTTGAGATTGGCGGTGAGGTTCGACTGAGCGGGCAGAGCCCGAGGGGCGATGCCTGGCGGATAGGTGTGGAGCAGCCTACGTTGATTCAGGGACAAGGCCGGCAGGCTCTGGCCCTGACGGATATTGCCATGGCGACGTCCGGTGACTATCGAAATTATTTTGAACGGGGTGGCGTTCGCTACTCTCACACGATTGACCCTCGAACCGGTCGTCCTATCAGGCACCGCCTGGCGTCGGTGACCGTTTTGGCGCCTACGGCGGCCGAGGCCGATGCCTGGGCCACTGCCCTGAATGTGCTCGGGCCCGACGAGGGCATGGCGCTGGCGGAACGGGAAAAACTCCCGGTGTACATGATTGTCAAAACCGATGACGGTTTTGACGATGACTACTCCAGCGCGTTTGATCCCTGGCGCTGA
- the nqrE gene encoding NADH:ubiquinone reductase (Na(+)-transporting) subunit E produces MEQLLSIFVRTVFIENMALAFFLGMCTFLAISKKISAAFGLGIAVIVVQVITVPVNNLLYTYVLADGALAWAGLPNVNLSFLGLITYIGVIAALVQILEMVLDKFVPALYNALGVFLPLITVNCAILGSSLFMVERDYNFAESVAFGAGSGVGWALAITALAGIREKMKYSDVPAGLRGLGITFITVGLMSLGFMSFGGIDL; encoded by the coding sequence GTGGAACAGTTACTGAGTATTTTTGTACGGACCGTTTTCATTGAAAACATGGCGCTGGCGTTCTTCCTGGGGATGTGTACCTTCCTGGCCATCTCCAAGAAGATCAGTGCCGCCTTTGGCCTGGGTATCGCTGTTATTGTGGTGCAGGTGATTACCGTTCCGGTGAACAATCTGCTCTATACCTACGTACTGGCTGATGGGGCCCTGGCCTGGGCCGGCCTGCCCAACGTCAACCTGAGCTTCCTCGGCCTGATTACCTACATCGGTGTGATTGCCGCGCTGGTTCAGATTCTGGAAATGGTGCTGGATAAATTCGTGCCCGCGCTGTACAACGCTCTGGGTGTGTTTCTGCCACTGATTACCGTGAACTGCGCCATTCTGGGTAGTTCGCTGTTCATGGTGGAGCGCGACTACAATTTTGCCGAGAGTGTTGCCTTCGGTGCCGGTTCCGGCGTCGGTTGGGCCCTGGCGATTACCGCTCTGGCGGGTATTCGCGAGAAGATGAAGTACAGCGATGTGCCGGCGGGCCTGCGAGGCCTGGGCATTACCTTCATTACTGTCGGTCTCATGTCCCTGGGCTTTATGTCTTTCGGCGGCATCGACCTGTAA
- a CDS encoding PilZ domain-containing protein has protein sequence MPERRLYFRIDDYLDLEYLAVDEDTLRHTPAENLFPGAAALKTYAELKKIDSESSQLFYQIKDRDRQIADYLYLLNRKIDLLAQQLISEPRLHGTHATDQRRVNISEGGLAFSNREPLELGQPLALNLTFLPTYVGLAIYARVARCEPLRTGGYEIAAEFEALTDPQQHLLSQQIMRAQMAEKRRLQDIDPDDKGNLYSKGASS, from the coding sequence ATGCCTGAACGCCGACTCTATTTTCGTATCGACGACTATCTGGACCTGGAGTACCTGGCCGTCGATGAAGACACGCTCCGGCACACGCCGGCCGAGAACCTTTTCCCCGGCGCAGCGGCGCTCAAGACCTACGCGGAGCTGAAAAAGATTGACAGCGAGTCGAGCCAGCTGTTCTATCAGATCAAGGACCGCGATCGGCAGATTGCCGATTATCTCTACCTGCTCAACCGGAAAATCGACCTGCTCGCCCAGCAACTGATCAGCGAACCCAGGCTGCACGGGACTCACGCCACCGATCAGCGACGGGTCAATATCAGTGAAGGCGGATTGGCTTTCAGTAACCGGGAACCATTGGAACTCGGCCAGCCCCTTGCCCTGAACCTGACCTTCCTTCCCACCTACGTTGGGCTGGCCATCTACGCCAGGGTCGCGCGGTGTGAACCACTTCGCACCGGCGGCTACGAAATTGCGGCAGAATTCGAAGCGCTGACTGACCCACAACAACACCTTCTCAGCCAACAGATCATGCGCGCCCAGATGGCGGAAAAACGCCGCCTGCAGGATATCGACCCCGACGATAAGGGCAACCTCTACTCCAAAGGAGCTTCTTCATGA
- the nqrM gene encoding (Na+)-NQR maturation NqrM has protein sequence MGMVLVSLLVMLLVVVGMSIGVLFGRQPLKGSCGGVGAALGEKDYVCDLCGNDEDKCKEINERQQAGLPVDDLAYDASQTVASEGKERATSSKTQSGE, from the coding sequence ATGGGTATGGTTCTGGTTTCGCTGTTGGTCATGCTTCTGGTGGTGGTGGGAATGTCCATCGGCGTACTGTTTGGCCGACAGCCGCTCAAAGGCTCCTGTGGTGGCGTGGGAGCGGCGCTGGGCGAGAAAGATTACGTCTGCGACCTGTGTGGTAACGACGAAGACAAATGTAAAGAAATCAATGAGCGTCAGCAGGCGGGCCTGCCCGTCGACGATTTGGCGTACGATGCCAGCCAGACGGTGGCATCAGAGGGTAAAGAGAGAGCGACGTCCTCCAAAACCCAATCAGGAGAATAA
- the nqrF gene encoding NADH:ubiquinone reductase (Na(+)-transporting) subunit F, with the protein MNLEIILGVVMFTVIVAALVVIILSARAKLVSSGDVTIEINHEKKIQVPAGGKLLQSLANAGLFLPSACGGGGTCAQCKCVVEQGGGAMLPTEEGHFTKREAREGWRLSCQTPVKEDMVIEVPEDVFGVKQWECTVEANPNVATFIKELTLKLPEGENVDFRAGGYVQLECPPHHVKFKDFDIEEKFRGDWERFGFFELESKVDEPVMRAYSMANYPEEKGIVKFNIRIATPPPGSKDIPPGIMSSYVFSLKPGDTITVYGPFGEFFAKDTDAEMVFIGGGAGMAPMRSHIFDQLRRIKTDRKITFWYGARSLREMFYHEEYDQLQEENENFEWHVALSDPQPEDNWEGPTGFIHNVLYDMYLKDHPAPEDCEYYMCGPPMMNAAVIKLLKDLGVEDENIMLDDFGG; encoded by the coding sequence ATGAATTTGGAAATTATATTGGGCGTGGTCATGTTTACCGTCATCGTTGCGGCGTTGGTGGTAATCATCCTGAGCGCCCGCGCCAAACTGGTGAGCAGTGGCGACGTAACCATCGAGATCAATCACGAGAAGAAGATCCAGGTTCCCGCCGGCGGCAAGCTGCTGCAGAGCCTGGCCAATGCGGGCCTGTTCCTGCCGTCCGCCTGTGGTGGCGGTGGCACCTGCGCGCAGTGCAAGTGTGTGGTAGAGCAGGGCGGTGGTGCCATGCTGCCCACGGAAGAAGGTCATTTCACCAAGCGTGAAGCCCGTGAGGGTTGGCGTCTGTCGTGCCAGACACCGGTCAAAGAAGACATGGTCATCGAAGTGCCGGAAGATGTGTTTGGCGTGAAGCAGTGGGAGTGCACTGTTGAGGCAAACCCGAATGTGGCGACCTTCATCAAAGAGCTGACACTGAAGCTGCCGGAAGGCGAGAACGTTGATTTCCGTGCCGGCGGTTACGTTCAGTTGGAGTGCCCGCCGCACCATGTCAAGTTCAAGGACTTTGACATTGAGGAGAAATTCCGTGGTGACTGGGAGCGCTTCGGCTTCTTTGAGCTGGAATCCAAGGTCGATGAGCCAGTGATGCGTGCCTATTCCATGGCGAACTATCCGGAAGAGAAGGGTATTGTGAAATTCAATATCCGTATCGCGACGCCGCCTCCGGGTTCCAAGGATATTCCGCCGGGCATCATGTCCTCCTATGTATTCAGCCTGAAGCCGGGTGATACCATCACCGTATACGGGCCCTTTGGTGAGTTCTTTGCCAAAGATACCGATGCGGAAATGGTGTTTATCGGCGGTGGTGCCGGCATGGCGCCCATGCGCTCGCATATTTTCGACCAACTGCGTCGAATCAAAACCGATCGCAAGATCACCTTCTGGTATGGCGCGCGCTCGCTGCGTGAGATGTTCTACCACGAGGAGTATGATCAGCTTCAGGAAGAGAACGAGAACTTCGAGTGGCATGTGGCATTGTCCGATCCTCAGCCGGAAGACAATTGGGAAGGGCCGACCGGTTTTATTCACAACGTACTGTACGACATGTATCTGAAGGACCATCCGGCACCGGAAGACTGTGAGTACTACATGTGTGGACCACCGATGATGAACGCGGCCGTCATCAAGCTGCTCAAGGATCTGGGCGTTGAAGATGAGAACATCATGCTGGATGACTTCGGCGGTTAA